In Ailuropoda melanoleuca isolate Jingjing chromosome X, ASM200744v2, whole genome shotgun sequence, a single genomic region encodes these proteins:
- the TCEAL7 gene encoding transcription elongation factor A protein-like 7 — protein sequence MQKPCKENEGKPKCSVPKREEERPYGEFERQQTEGNFRQRLLQSLEEFKEDIDYRHFKDEEMTREGDEMERCLEEIRGLRKKFRALHSNHRHSRDRPYPI from the coding sequence ATGCAAAAACCCTgcaaagagaatgaaggaaagcCCAAGTGCAGCGTtccaaagagagaggaagaacgcCCCTATGGAGAATTTGAACGCCAGCAAACAGAAGGGAATTTTAGGCAAAGGCTGCTTCAGTCTCTCGAGGAATTTAAAGAGGACATAGATTATAGGcactttaaagatgaagaaatgacaAGGGAGGGAGATGAGATGGAAAGGTGTTTGGAAGAGATAAGGGGTCTGAGAAAGAAATTTAGGGCTCTGCATTCGAACCATAGGCATTCCCGGGACCGTCCTTATCCCATTTAA